The proteins below are encoded in one region of Anoplopoma fimbria isolate UVic2021 breed Golden Eagle Sablefish chromosome 19, Afim_UVic_2022, whole genome shotgun sequence:
- the alpk3a gene encoding uncharacterized protein alpk3a — translation MNEFQIHQRFFAKLKQKADKKKKDLLEDTKKGDKENTERPQRKRHVPPQEERPAVQEPEAEEQLGAAAEPNGVSSEVKETAVTSKDLEKEITPSDDTLAKKKIKITNGVDDGVNNSNRRSSRSHMMGNGGENCYDGGMGLAQFLAETLQSQAGEEKQSSSQGEKPKEIDIPVIGVSKEKEREQERMQKGREEQDKVLEEEYERKRRREEEMKVEREERERLLKTSHTVPYTKHGSEGKHHSKAHKDHDPHNIQASISSVLHTVKDFFFGKTKKDSHDHMENKEREFDYSHASTPPSFRLQPEQNQVCTPLTEDIVAMEINKPKEPSETVDTEQQSPKPHEHKREDSVLHTDQPPAHKLAPESVEESTGRSVKAADAAMEAMEVSVGQEGGSPGEAMSLSGLQVLTEVEEKDPKIVSVMKEVPVHQQEPDCLVVSPQTNHQAGRAKSSSREEIFVLSQTQDSYKEECSSTSTLTGLEESWISPDNLVSASNSHSLGKAPSETSQEEKMSVDKMGKEGEPDTEEGSSSNKLCEEEKADVKSNRQPCSEINRSEITEITTCSLEERIEPCQSKTPDHVLPPLPALAADNVERNDVKEQAKCTSLIQEMNVGFPPTAARESLETGDLKMLQECTSSIGQENTEVNNVNAIQSSNTGFRSSEFKEVLISALDVEVNSASNLKTQEQVILEGDRAEARNESLQFEVETEKSDLVKEEELDESKSFSVTPNKMVNDYVLEKQNNVALQESSERQQGLPLANIPQIQISTIDDTPDIKPTVAGVTPNENFIIPKIEIIEPQLIECTLPLTILGQNNQESEPATLQDYDAAHGSDVIIQDHSMDDLTCLLPTQKSMQNVNNLLLTENEKEVVQSDGETKMFKGKQPSMISSEQLPQMDYALIPVINVSCTDDKEDDIYIKKQVTDRQQPFETPPVPLFVVPPISVTCHESDSGLRLPTECEWTETETSAATQRGPKHDVDNNNATVLEKSQNRKQNLEETAEKSIKALIPKVNDNVPTFIKSTEDNIVPEVLKTKPLKEAKIENSVSVEDLQRNRSSVERLFSKPPAHPSLSPASLRKFMSKTAPEPDVFTVGERQIDKADEDLSGGSTPTSSLSCESSPRLKRRDSLSLIRSATPEELASGARRKIFIPKTKEDGEGAVVGALEAQGKKETPYMSPSQARRAALLQAPTGQNTPPMEKRSPLLSRRKVTLEVPKAVEETPKEEPVSTKQEEKPAEKKLNPLKAPQVIRKIRGEPFPDASGHLKLWCQFFNVLSDSTIKWYRDEEEILEVKRSGGDESQVALAIVLASSRDCGVYGCSISNEYGSDTTDFLLSVDILSEILLKEDLEVGEEIEMTPLLFNRGLADCGSWAEKYFGRIMTETAHIGEGCAHKASRVKVIYGLDPIYESGSACIIKVQSPIAYGTTQESNLPERNLQITKQECKVQNMIREYCKIFAAEARVIENFGFSLEVIARYLMYRPANSVPYATVEVYLEGVFLDYCRMDPKGRLITRTVSEVEQKCSTFQHWIHQWTHGNLLVSRMEGVETKITNVRVVTKSKGYQGLTEHGSPEVFEQFLTHHQCNYYCGLLGLRSLKTMDSLLQPKIKGSRSPLLNRKLGSNSPQLQRKGHSPQMSRKANSSPKVTRKTQETEDNKSGTKPKPAETVDVLEMR, via the exons ATGAACGAGTTCCAGATCCACCAGAGGTTCTTCGCCAAGCTGAAGCAGAAagcagacaagaagaagaaagatcTGCTGGAGGACACCAAGAAAGGggataaagaaaacacagaacgTCCTCAAAGGAAGCGGCACGTCCCTCCACAGGAGGAGAGGCCAGCGGTCCAGGAGCCTGAGGCTGAGGAGCAACTGGGAGCTGCTGCAGAACCTAATGGTGTTAGCTCTGAAGTCAAGGAAACAGCTGTGACATCCAAAGACCTGGAAAAGGAGATAACTCCATCCGACGACACCTTggccaaaaagaaaataaagatcaCAAATGGAGTCGATGATGGGGTTAACAACAGCAACAGACGCAGCAGCAGAAGCCATATGATGGGGAATGGAGGTGAAAACTGTTACGATGGAGGAATGGGTTTGGCACAATTTCTGGCAGAGACTCTCCAGTCCCAGGCTGGTGAGGAGAAACAGAGCTCATCTCAAGGGGAGAAACCTAAAGAGATAGATATACCTGTTATAGGTGTcagtaaagagaaagagagagagcaagagaggatGCAAAAAGGTAGGGAAGAACAAGACAAAGTCTTAGAAGAAGaatatgagagaaaaagaagaagagaagaagaaatgaaggtagagagggaggaaagagaaaggcTGTTGAAGACGTCGCATACAGTCCCATACACAAAACATGGTTCAGAAGGCAAACATCACAGCAAGGCTCATAAGGATCATGACCCCCACAACATCCAGGCTTCCATCTCCTCGGTGCTACACACAGTCAAAGATTTCTTCTTTGGTAAGACCAAGAAGGACTCTCATGATCACATGGAGAACAAGGAGAGAGAGTTTGACTACTCGCATGCCTCAACGCCTCCATCGTTTCGGCTGCAACCGGAGCAAAATCAGGTGTGCACGCCTCTCACAGAAGACATTGTGGctatggaaataaataaaccgAAGGAGCCTTCAGAGACTGTGGATACAGAACAACAGTCACCGAAGCCACATGAACATAAGCGTGAAGACAGTGTTCTACACACAGACCAGCCACCAGCTCATAAATTGGCACCCGAGAGCGTAGAGGAGTCCACAGGGCGGAGTGTCAAAGCTGCGGATGCTGCTATGGAGGCCATGGAGGTGTCTGTGGGGCAGGAGGGCGGCAGTCCAGGTGAAGCAATGTCATTGTCTGGGCTTCAAGTTCTCACTGAG GTTGAAGAGAAAGATCCTAAAATAGTATCTGTTATGAAAGAGGTTCCCGTACACCAGCAAGAGCCTGATTGCCTGGTCGTTTCACCACAGACTAATCATCAGGCTGGCAGAGCTAAGTCATCATCCAGGgaagaaatatttgttttgtcacaGACCCAAGACTCCTATAAAGAGGAATGCTCCTCCACATCCACCCTGACTGGTTTGGAAGAAAGCTGGATTTCCCCTGACAATCTTGTCTCGGCGTCAAACAGTCACAGCCTTGGAAAGGCACCCAGTGAAACTTCACAAGAAGAAAAGATGAGTGTTGATAAGATGGGCAAAGAAGGTGAACCAGACACGGAGGAGGGCAGCTCCTCCAATAAGCTATGTGAGGAAGAGAAAGCTGATGTGAAATCAAACAGACAGCCGTGCTCAGAAATAAACAGATCTGAGAttactgaaataacaacatgttCACTGGAAGAGAGAATAGAGCCATGTCAGTCTAAAACACCAGATCATGTTCTTCCGCCTTTGCCTGCTCTGGCCGCAGACAATGTAGAGAGAAATGATGTTAAAGAACAGGCCAAATGTACTTCACTGATTCAGGAAATGAATGTAGGGTTTCCGCCCACTGCAGCCCGAGAGAGTTTAGAAACGGGTGACCTAAAAATGCTGCAAGAATGCACTTCTTCTATTGGACAGGAAAACACTGAAGTCAACAATGTCAATGCAATACAGAGTTCAAACACAGGTTTTAGAAGCAGTGAATTTAAAGAGGTATTGATTTCTGCTTTAGATGTAGAAGTAAACTCTGCTAGCAATCTAAAAACCCAAGAGCAAGTCATTTTAGAAGGGGACAGAGCTGAAGCAAGAAATGAGAGTTTACAGTTTGAAGTGGAGACAGAAAAGAGTGATCTAGTGAAAGAAGAGGAGTTGGATGAATCAAAGAGCTTCTCAGTAACACCAAACAAGATGGTTAATGATTATGTTttggagaaacaaaataatgttgCACTTCAAGAGAGCAGTGAGAGACAGCAGGGTCTGCCCTTAGCGAATATCCCACAAATCCAAATATCTACTATTGATGACACCCCAGATATTAAACCAACTGTGGCAGGTGTCACACCTAATGAGAATTTTATAATCCcaaaaattgaaataattgaGCCACAGCTCATAGAGTGCACTCTGCCACTTACTATTTTGGGACAAAACAATCAAGAATCAGAGCCTGCTACTTTACAAGATTATGATGCAGCTCATGGGTCTGACGTAATAATCCAAGACCACAGCATGGATGATTTAACATGCTTACTGCCCACGCAGAAAAGTATGCAGAATGTTAACAACCTCTTGCTTACAGAGAATGAAAAGGAAGTTGTGCAATCAGATGGCGAGACAAAAATGTTTAAGGGAAAGCAGCCCAGCATGATAAGTAGTGAACAGCTCCCTCAGATGGACTATGCATTAATTCCTGTTATAAATGTTTCGTGCACTGATGACAAGGAGGATgatatatacattaaaaaacaggTTACAGATAGACAACAGCCTTTTGAAACTCCACCAGTCCCTTTGTTTGTGGTGCCACCGATCTCTGTCACTTGTCATGAAAGTGATTCTGGACTCAGACTGCCCACAGAATGTGAGTGGACAGAAACTGAAACTTCCGCTGCCACGCAAAGGGGACCAAAGCATGATGTTGACAATAATAATGCCACTGTgcttgaaaaaagtcaaaatagaaaacagaacCTAGAAGAAACAGCAGAGAAGAGTATAAAAGCTCTAATACCAAAAGTTAATGACAATGTGCCAACATTCATTAAATCGACAGAAGATAACATTGTCCCTGAAGTCTTGAAGACAAAACCCCTTAAAGAGGCCAAAATAGAGAATTCCGTGTCTGTTGAGGACCTTCAAAGAAACAGATCATCTGTTGAGAGACTCTTCTCTAAACCTCCGGCACATCCATCATTGAGTCCAGCCAGTCTCCGTAAATTCATGTCCAAGACTGCTCCAGAACCAGACGTGTTCACTGTGGGTGAGCGTCAAATTGACAAAGCCGACGAAGATCTAAGTGGAGGCTCAACACCGACATCATCCCTCTCCTGTGAGAGCAGTCCCCGTCTGAAGCGCAGAGACAGTCTGTCACTCATACGCTCTGCCACGCCTGAAGAGTTGGCCTCCGGAGCTCGTCGCAAAATCTTCATCCCCAAAACTAAAGAAGATGGAGAGGGAGCAGTGGTTGGTGCGCTGGAAGCTCAAGGCAAGAAGGAGACCCCCTACATGTCACCCAGCCAGGCTCGCAGAGCGGCATTACTGCAGGCTCCCACAGGACAAAATACCCCACCAATGGAGAAACGCTCTCCCCTGCTGAGCCGCAGAAAAGTCACCTTGGAGGTGCCAAAAGCCGTGGAGGAGACTCCCAAAGAAGAGCCTGTCAGCACCAAACAAGAGGAGAAACCAGCTGAAAAGAAGCTTAACCCTTTGAAAG CTCCACAGGTCATCCGTAAAATCAGGGGAGAGCCATTCCCAGATGCCTCCGGACACCTGAAGCTGTGGTGCCAGTTCTTCAACGTGCTCAGTGACTCCACCATTAAGTGGTacagagatgaggaggaaaTACTAGAGGTGAAGAGAAG TGGAGGAGATGAAAGCCAAGTCGCACTGGCTATTGTTCTGGCATCCAGCCGCGACTGTGGAGTATATGGATGTTCGATTAGTAATGAATATGGAAGTGACACCACTGACTTCCTGCTCAGCGTAGACA TTCTGTCTGAGATACTACTAAAAGAGGATTTGGAAG TTGGAGAGGAGATCGAGATGACCCCACTGCTGTTCAACAGAGGCCTGGCcgactgtggcagctgggctgAAAAGTACTTTGGCCGCATCATGACCGAGACGGCGCACATCGGTGAGGGCTGTGCTCACAAAGCCAGTAGAGTGAAGGTCATTTACGGCCTGGATCCCATTTATGAGTCTGGAAGCGCCTGCATCATCAAGGTTCAAAGCCCCATCGCTTACGGGACCACGCAGGAGAGCAACCTCCCAGAGAGAAATCTACAGATAACTAAGCAA GAATGCAAAGTCCAAAACATGATACGAGAATATTGTAAAATCTTTGCGGCTGAAGCAAGAGTTATTGAGAACTTTGGCTTTTCACTGGA AGTGATTGCTCGGTATCTGATGTACCGGCCTGCGAACTCTGTGCCATACGCCACGGTGGAGGTTTATCTCGAGGGTGTCTTCCTCGACTACTGTAGGATGGATCCTAAAGGAAGGCTGATTACACGAACCGTTTCTGAGGTGGAGCAAAAATGCAGCACCTTCCAGCACTGGATACATCAGTGGACGCATGGCAACTTGCTGGTCTCTCGGATGGAGG gaGTTGAAACGAAGATTACAAATGTCAGAGTTGTGACCAAGTCAAAAGG ATACCAAGGATTAACAGAGCATGGCTCTCCTGAAGTGTTTGAACAGTTCCTGACACACCATCAGTGCAACTACTACTGTGGACTTCTTGGCCTGCGCTCCCTAAAAACTATGGATAGTCTGCTGCAACCCAAGATTAAGGGCTCCAGAAGCCCCCTTCTCAACCGCAAGCTGGGCTCCAACAGCCCCCAGCTGCAGCGGAAAGGACACAGTCCTCAGATGTCTAGAAAGGCTAATTCTAGTCCAAAGGTGACTAGAAAAACTCAGGAGACAGAGGACAATAAATCAGGCACCAAACCCAAGCCTGCAGAAACTGTTGATGTCCTTGAAATGAGGTAA
- the malt3 gene encoding mucosa-associated lymphoid tissue lymphoma translocation protein 1, whose product MTGSRTKPCRMMISEIVIVGHPVSVCVPVDHKVTLSVRAEGTGILHYQWFTDDDQEVCGGTNADLIIKAKKSQLYVCRVNDHFCNWVFSDWVKVKVLDIDKSGLPENWMGEPHIAVNPKPQTGRQGTKLILRCAAFGIPAPQYQWYRNGQPLHDKTSGMLQIDRATAEHRGSYLCSISNVLEETWTEPVDVDIVQTDQLPPAAPTATDKVALLIGNLNYSNHPPLMAPIMDVHELANLLQQLGFRVVSLLDLTREEMLAAIDKFIQLLDRGVYGLFYYAGHGYERVGRNYLVAIDAPQPYRPENCVCVQRIMLSMQKRRTALSVILLDTCRKWYNQDCIPSGIEPLGPSGNTVYGYATCEDAEAYEVQDGGKSTGIFTKYLNKHILQTEKVTHVLEKVSEDLGRDPLVTGKQQVEIKHTLKEPRSLADPVRTTGHTRELHLREACWRQANELPPKKRLMFECAVEVEVSFSALFSNVLVAFATVKTKGTQDCTVTLSSIPPMEDIFSSPGRSEEMDTLLFNTSDNPDCTLRLCALQKLKKSLVIKVDLHYTHMDSKLRQTESQQVDIGTPLVASCKLYTRNHATKAKKQEGASARSLGNMSSSKPRLHQTPAGPSRPFTRKAECAANVAVPRSNEPEENDENELEDFIHRY is encoded by the exons ATGACTGGATCCCGCACCAAACCCTGTCGGATGATGATCAGTG AAATTGTCATAGTGGGCCatcctgtttctgtgtgtgtacctgtggaCCACAAGGTGACCCTGAGTGTCCGTGCTGAGGGCACAGGTATCCTCCACTACCAGTGGTTCACTGATGATGATCAGGAG gtGTGTGGAGGCACTAATGCCGACCTGATCATCAAAGCCAAAAAATCTCAGCTCTATGTGTGTCGAGTGAATGACCACTTTTGTAACTGGGTTTTCAGTGACTGGGTGAAAGTGAAGGTTTTGGACATTGATAAATCAG GGTTGCCAGAAAACTGGATGGGTGAACCACACATTGCTGTCAACCCTAAACCCCAGACAGGCCGACAAGGCACAAAACTCATTCTCCGCTGCGCTGCCTTTGGAATTCCCGCTCCGCAGTATCAGTGGTACAGAAATGGACAGCCGCTGCATGACAAGACCAGTGGCATGCTGCAG ATTGACCGTGCAACAGCCGAACATAGAGGATCGTACCTGTGCTCCATATCTAACGTGCTAGAGGAGACATGGACTGAACCAGTCGATGTTGACATTG TGCAAACCGATCAGCTTCCCCCTGCAGCACCCACAG cCACTGATAAAGTTGCCCTCCTTATTGGCAACTTGAATTACTCCAATCACCCTCCCTTAATGGCCCCTATTATGGATGTACATGAGTTGGCCAACCTCCTGCAGCAGCTTGGCTTCAGAGTGGTTTCCCTGCTGGATCTCACCAGGGAGGAGATGCTGGCGGCTATCGACAAGTTCATTCAGCTCCTTGACAGAGGAGTTTATG GCCTTTTTTACTATGCGGGACATGGATATGAACGTGTTGGGAGGAATTACTTGGTGGCTATCGATGCTCCCCAACCGTACCGACCTGaaaactgtgtctgtgtgcagaggATCATGCTCAGTATGCAGAAAAGACGGACTGCACTGAGTGTAATTCTTCTGGATACCTGTAGAAAATG GTACAACCAGGATTGCATACCTTCAGGCATCGAGCCATTGGGACCCAGTGGGAACACTGTTTATGGTTATGCCAC GTGTGAAGATGCTGAGGCGTACGAGGTCCAGGATGGGGGGAAAAGTACTGGAATCTTCACTAAATACTTGAACAAGCACATCCTACAGACCGAGAAAGTCACACATGTCTTAGAGAAGGTGTCCGAGG ATCTAGGCAGAGACCCTCTGGTCACAGGCAAGCAGCAGGTGGAGATCAAACACACCCTGAAGGAACCTCGATCCCTTGCAGACCCAGTTCGCACCACCGGCCACACAAGGGAGCTTCACCTGCGAGAGGCCTGCTGGAGACAAGCAAATG AGCTACCCCCGAAGAAGCGACTGATGTTTGAATGCGCAGTGGAAGTGGAAGTCAGCTTCTCAGCTTTGTTCTCTAATGTCTTGGTGGCTTTTGCCACTGTTAAGACTAAAGGCACACAGGACTGCACCGTCACCCTGAGCAGCATAcct CCAATGGAAGACATATTCTCCAGCCCTGGGAGGTCAGAGGAGATGGACACTCTACTATTTAATACATCTGACAACCCGGACTGTACTCTGCGGCTTTGTGCTCTTCAAAAGCTCAAG AAATCGCTGGTCATCAAGGTGGACCTACACTATACTCACATGGACAGTAAGCTGCGCCAGACAGAAAGCCAACAGGTGGACATAggaactcctctggttgcatcCTGTAAACTGTACACGAGGAATCATGCAACAAAAGCCAAGAAACAAGAAGGTGCTTCTGCTCGAAGTTTGGGCAACATGTCAAGCAGCAAACCACGTCTGCATCAGACTCCGGCTGGTCCAAGTCGCCCCTTCACCAGAAAGGCAGAGTGTGCAGCTAATGTTGCAGTACCAAGGAGCAACGAGCCCGAAGAGAACGACGAAAATGAACTGGAGGACTTCATTCATCGGTATTAG